Proteins found in one Tsukamurella paurometabola DSM 20162 genomic segment:
- a CDS encoding ABC transporter ATP-binding protein — protein sequence MLTIDEATVRYGSRTAVDEVSLAVGVPGAPVTALLGPSGCGKSTLLRAVAGLEPLSSGRVLWDGDDLARTPTHRRGFGMVFQDGQLFGHRDVAGNIRYGLQRHHWNRDDADARVTELLELVGLPGLGSRPVGALSGGQQQRVALARALAPRPRLLLLDEPLSALDRQLRDRLAGDLRRILRDTGTPALIVTHDHHEAVELADTVAVMTAGRIVQSDEPTRLWRRPKTPEVARFLGYSTQIDARVEAGHAQTVLGPILVDCPDGTFALGLRPGSVVIQARGVPALVTGSMPTADGVRITVAVDTGDGELRVDAYGDTAPPDGDTVQVSLNPRRVAVIG from the coding sequence ATGCTCACGATCGACGAGGCCACGGTCCGCTACGGCTCCCGCACCGCGGTCGACGAGGTCTCGCTCGCCGTCGGCGTGCCCGGCGCCCCGGTGACGGCGTTGCTCGGACCGTCGGGCTGCGGGAAATCGACCCTGCTGCGCGCCGTCGCCGGACTGGAACCGCTCTCGAGCGGCCGAGTCCTCTGGGACGGTGACGATCTCGCGCGGACCCCCACCCACCGCCGCGGTTTCGGCATGGTCTTCCAGGACGGCCAGCTGTTCGGGCACCGGGACGTCGCCGGCAACATCCGCTACGGATTGCAGCGGCACCACTGGAACCGCGACGACGCCGATGCCCGGGTGACCGAACTGCTCGAACTGGTCGGGCTGCCGGGGCTGGGATCGCGACCCGTGGGCGCGCTGTCCGGTGGGCAGCAGCAGCGCGTGGCACTGGCCCGGGCGCTTGCGCCGCGCCCGCGGCTCCTGCTGCTCGACGAGCCCCTGTCCGCCCTCGACCGACAGCTCCGCGATCGCCTCGCGGGTGATCTGCGCCGCATCCTGCGCGACACCGGTACCCCGGCCCTGATCGTGACCCACGACCACCACGAGGCCGTCGAGCTCGCGGACACCGTGGCCGTGATGACCGCCGGGCGGATCGTGCAATCCGACGAGCCCACTCGGTTGTGGCGGCGGCCCAAGACGCCCGAGGTAGCCAGGTTCCTCGGCTACTCGACGCAGATCGACGCCCGCGTCGAAGCGGGCCACGCACAGACCGTGCTCGGCCCCATTCTCGTCGACTGCCCGGACGGCACGTTCGCGCTGGGGCTGCGTCCGGGGTCGGTGGTGATCCAGGCGCGCGGGGTTCCGGCACTGGTCACGGGCTCGATGCCCACCGCCGACGGGGTGCGGATCACCGTCGCCGTGGACACTGGCGACGGTGAGCTCCGGGTGGATGCGTACGGTGACACCGCCCCGCCCGATGGCGACACGGTGCAGGTTTCGCTCAACCCTCGACGGGTTGCTGTGATCGGATAG
- a CDS encoding glycosyltransferase 87 family protein: MTTSDHSGPTSRGTLRRWALAVFLLSLAARFVWIAAGQHNFNFVDLRVYYEAAQRVADGTLYDFALTDYTPQQPLPFTYPPFAALCFYPLKFLPFPVVAVAWVLLTAGLLFLVVRMSLAILAAGRGAPSRLGDVPVEHALFWTAGALWIDPVRTNLDYGQINVVLMALGVWAAYLIARTEAGPPALVLRPQRVDGASGALIGIAAGIKLTPAVGGLFLLSRGRPWAAVFSGLTFGATVGFSYLLLPSETRRYFTVLLGDTGPIGDPAKPDNQSLRGAISRFAGHDVGTGAAWMVGLAVAALLLFAAWWVVRRGDALIALVLVQLLGLLGSPISWIHHWVWIVPLLIWVVHGPLGRLGDHRFSGAGAGYTPWSTALAGTFVVVGLVGVHYTDDVLGWLGLSDGPVWALFMAQGLGAAIGLIALILAQRRRLQAVV; this comes from the coding sequence GTGACGACGTCCGACCACTCCGGCCCGACGTCCCGCGGCACCCTGCGCCGTTGGGCGCTCGCGGTGTTCCTGCTCTCGCTGGCGGCGAGATTCGTGTGGATCGCGGCAGGCCAGCACAACTTCAACTTCGTCGACCTGCGGGTGTACTACGAGGCGGCGCAGCGTGTCGCCGATGGGACGCTGTACGACTTCGCGCTCACCGATTACACCCCGCAGCAGCCGCTGCCGTTCACCTATCCACCGTTCGCCGCGCTGTGCTTCTACCCGCTGAAGTTCCTGCCGTTCCCGGTGGTCGCGGTCGCCTGGGTGCTCCTCACCGCGGGGCTGTTGTTCCTTGTGGTGCGGATGAGCCTGGCGATCCTGGCGGCCGGCCGCGGCGCCCCGTCGCGCCTGGGCGACGTTCCCGTCGAACACGCCCTGTTCTGGACCGCCGGTGCGCTGTGGATCGATCCCGTGCGCACCAATCTCGACTACGGCCAGATCAACGTGGTCCTCATGGCGCTCGGCGTGTGGGCCGCGTACCTGATCGCGCGCACCGAGGCGGGCCCGCCCGCGCTCGTGCTGCGGCCGCAGCGGGTCGACGGTGCCTCGGGCGCCCTGATCGGGATCGCCGCCGGCATCAAGCTCACCCCCGCCGTGGGCGGGCTGTTCCTCCTCTCTCGCGGCCGACCCTGGGCCGCCGTGTTCTCGGGCCTCACCTTCGGCGCTACCGTCGGCTTCAGCTACCTGCTGCTGCCCTCGGAGACCCGGCGCTACTTCACCGTGCTTCTCGGCGATACCGGACCGATCGGCGACCCCGCCAAACCCGACAACCAATCGTTGCGCGGCGCGATCTCCCGGTTCGCCGGCCACGACGTGGGTACCGGCGCCGCGTGGATGGTGGGCCTCGCCGTTGCGGCACTGCTGTTGTTCGCCGCCTGGTGGGTGGTGCGCCGGGGCGACGCCCTCATCGCTCTGGTGCTCGTGCAGTTGCTCGGGCTCCTGGGGTCGCCGATCTCGTGGATCCACCACTGGGTGTGGATCGTGCCGCTGCTGATCTGGGTGGTGCACGGCCCGCTCGGCCGACTTGGCGACCACCGGTTCAGCGGCGCGGGCGCCGGATACACACCGTGGTCGACGGCACTCGCGGGCACATTCGTCGTGGTCGGACTCGTCGGGGTGCACTACACCGACGATGTGCTCGGCTGGCTCGGGCTGAGCGACGGTCCGGTGTGGGCCCTGTTCATGGCGCAGGGTCTGGGCGCGGCGATCGGTCTGATCGCCCTGATCCTCGCGCAGCGCCGACGCCTCCAGGCCGTAGTCTGA
- a CDS encoding GMC family oxidoreductase, translating to MTSDTFTPRQAQALLAIAETLVPGGDGAPAPRDLDYMATVTRTAEHKLLPGELREMKIFLDLWDTPGMGMVHGIGPRRFSAVSPAEREAALLRWGSSSVGAKRSIFQGLRSLLIGAYYIAPDATAVRAAIGYPEAFGPLPDAPPRPITPLVVPPGGAALTADVVIVGSGAGGGTAAAVLTAAGLDVVVLEKGGYHDDRDFGAGELEALTSLYAGPPAATKEGQLSLMAGGTLGGGTVVNWTTSFPTPDHVRAEWAGLGATQFAGEEYDRALAAVQQRLSVNTDHDRIAHRDAVMERGLRALGWHCDAMPRNVVGCDQGVECGRCGYGCRIGAKQSTAKTWLQDAADGGARIVVGADVRRVRVERGRATGVEAVMSDGAPLIVAAKAVVVAAGTLQTPALLRRSGLRNKQIGANLRLHPATAVAGRFDEDIRPWEGGLQTRYSTEHADLDGRGYGVIYETGPMHPGAAAIFQPWHSAEQLAEEMRALRNLGVVGVITRDTGSGRVAVGRNGEPVAHYRINDHDAAHMHRGIVGAAQILAAAGASSVRSAHQVRVAATLPGPLDGFAAAAQEQGYAPGRCLMAALHIMGTAAMGGSPKTSATDPDGATWEVPNLVVADASCFPTPSGVNPMISVEAIAYMNACRLAARMT from the coding sequence GTGACCTCAGACACGTTCACGCCCCGTCAGGCCCAGGCGCTCCTCGCGATCGCGGAGACCCTCGTCCCGGGAGGCGACGGTGCGCCCGCTCCCCGCGATCTCGACTACATGGCGACAGTGACGCGTACCGCCGAGCACAAACTGCTGCCGGGTGAGCTCCGGGAGATGAAGATCTTCCTCGATCTGTGGGACACCCCAGGGATGGGGATGGTGCACGGGATCGGCCCGCGGCGATTCTCCGCCGTCTCACCGGCCGAACGCGAGGCGGCCCTGCTGCGCTGGGGCTCGTCGTCGGTCGGAGCGAAGCGATCGATCTTCCAGGGGCTGCGTTCGCTGCTCATCGGTGCCTACTACATCGCGCCGGATGCCACCGCGGTGCGCGCCGCCATCGGGTATCCGGAGGCCTTCGGTCCGCTCCCCGATGCGCCGCCGCGGCCGATCACGCCGTTGGTCGTGCCGCCGGGCGGCGCCGCGCTCACGGCCGATGTGGTGATCGTGGGGTCGGGCGCCGGTGGCGGTACCGCGGCCGCCGTGCTCACTGCCGCGGGGCTGGACGTGGTGGTGCTGGAGAAGGGCGGCTACCACGATGACCGGGACTTCGGCGCGGGCGAACTGGAGGCGCTCACGTCCCTGTACGCGGGCCCACCCGCCGCGACGAAAGAAGGACAGCTCTCGCTCATGGCGGGCGGCACCCTGGGTGGCGGAACCGTGGTCAACTGGACAACGTCGTTCCCCACCCCGGATCACGTGCGGGCCGAATGGGCCGGGCTCGGCGCCACCCAGTTCGCCGGCGAGGAGTACGACCGCGCGCTGGCGGCTGTGCAGCAGCGACTGTCGGTGAATACCGATCACGACCGGATCGCGCACCGCGACGCCGTGATGGAACGCGGGCTGCGGGCGCTGGGTTGGCACTGCGATGCCATGCCGCGCAACGTGGTCGGCTGCGATCAGGGAGTGGAATGCGGACGATGCGGCTACGGCTGCCGGATCGGCGCCAAACAGTCGACTGCGAAGACCTGGCTGCAGGACGCCGCCGACGGTGGAGCACGCATCGTGGTGGGGGCCGACGTGCGGCGAGTGCGGGTCGAGCGGGGCCGGGCGACCGGCGTCGAGGCGGTCATGTCCGACGGTGCGCCGCTCATCGTCGCGGCGAAGGCGGTCGTGGTCGCGGCGGGGACGCTCCAGACGCCGGCACTCCTGCGCCGGTCGGGACTGCGTAACAAGCAGATCGGCGCGAATCTGCGGCTGCATCCGGCGACCGCGGTCGCGGGCCGATTCGACGAGGACATCCGGCCCTGGGAGGGCGGCCTGCAGACGCGATACTCGACCGAGCACGCCGATCTCGACGGCCGCGGGTACGGCGTGATCTACGAGACCGGTCCGATGCATCCCGGCGCGGCTGCGATCTTCCAGCCCTGGCACTCGGCGGAACAGCTGGCGGAGGAGATGCGTGCGCTGCGCAATCTCGGTGTGGTGGGGGTGATCACGCGCGATACCGGGAGCGGTCGGGTCGCCGTGGGGCGGAACGGTGAACCCGTGGCGCATTACCGGATCAACGATCACGATGCGGCGCACATGCACCGCGGCATCGTCGGGGCCGCCCAGATCCTTGCCGCGGCTGGAGCGAGCTCGGTGCGGTCGGCGCACCAGGTCCGGGTGGCGGCCACGCTGCCCGGTCCGCTCGACGGATTCGCCGCCGCCGCACAGGAACAGGGGTATGCGCCAGGTCGCTGTTTGATGGCCGCTCTTCACATCATGGGCACCGCGGCGATGGGCGGGAGCCCGAAGACATCGGCCACGGATCCCGACGGCGCCACCTGGGAGGTGCCGAACCTGGTGGTCGCCGATGCGTCGTGCTTCCCCACACCCAGCGGGGTCAATCCGATGATCTCCGTGGAGGCGATCGCGTACATGAACGCCTGCCGCCTTGCCGCGCGGATGACCTGA
- a CDS encoding MFS transporter translates to MSVDFQERKAQAAPGSVLAWRNGVFVIFALSGLTFASYLGRLPQVRDDLGATTLQVSLLTFGLAVGSVVGLLGSGALAARFGARRVMAVTVPALGVTMIAAAAGAQSGVYLLTLLPLVLVGLSHGVTDVCMNLSGAENERALGRTVMPAFHAAFSLGTVAGALTAAAAQAAHVPLLAHLLVVNAVLLIAGWFALRQVPYEAHDAADHAPVSRRERLAVWREPRTLVIGLMVLGMALTEGSANDWLALAMVDDHGTSKTVGTLTFAVFVTFMTIGRFAGTKVLDRFGRVPTLRACGVLAFAGLSLVIFGPTWAAYVGVALWGLGASLGFPVGMSAAADDPRMAAARVSVVSTIGYLSFLAGPPIIGALGSRITLLSALIVVLGAVAVAIVVAPAAREPARASR, encoded by the coding sequence GTGAGCGTGGATTTCCAGGAGAGAAAGGCGCAGGCCGCACCGGGCTCGGTGCTCGCGTGGCGCAACGGCGTCTTCGTGATCTTCGCGCTCAGCGGCCTGACGTTCGCCAGCTACCTGGGCCGATTGCCGCAGGTCCGCGACGATCTCGGCGCCACCACGCTCCAGGTGAGCCTGCTCACCTTCGGGCTCGCCGTCGGTTCGGTGGTGGGCCTGCTCGGTTCCGGGGCACTGGCGGCTCGGTTCGGCGCGCGCCGGGTGATGGCCGTGACCGTACCCGCGCTCGGCGTCACCATGATCGCGGCTGCTGCGGGCGCGCAGTCGGGCGTGTACCTGCTGACTCTGCTGCCGCTCGTGCTGGTCGGCCTCTCGCACGGAGTGACGGACGTATGCATGAACCTTTCCGGAGCCGAGAACGAGCGGGCGTTGGGCCGCACCGTGATGCCGGCCTTCCATGCCGCGTTCTCGCTGGGCACCGTCGCCGGCGCGCTGACCGCGGCGGCAGCACAGGCGGCGCACGTACCGCTGCTCGCGCACCTGCTGGTGGTGAACGCGGTACTACTGATCGCGGGCTGGTTCGCGCTACGGCAGGTGCCCTACGAGGCGCATGACGCCGCCGACCACGCGCCCGTCTCGCGCCGCGAACGGCTCGCCGTCTGGCGCGAGCCGCGCACGCTCGTGATCGGGCTCATGGTTCTGGGTATGGCTCTGACCGAGGGCAGCGCGAACGACTGGCTGGCGCTGGCGATGGTCGACGATCACGGCACGTCGAAGACCGTCGGCACACTCACCTTCGCCGTCTTCGTGACGTTCATGACCATCGGACGGTTCGCCGGCACCAAGGTGCTCGACCGGTTCGGCCGCGTGCCCACCCTGCGCGCGTGCGGTGTGCTGGCCTTCGCCGGCCTGTCGCTGGTGATTTTCGGTCCCACCTGGGCCGCCTACGTCGGTGTCGCGCTCTGGGGTCTGGGTGCCTCGCTCGGCTTCCCGGTGGGTATGTCGGCCGCCGCCGATGATCCGCGAATGGCCGCGGCGCGGGTGTCCGTAGTTTCGACCATCGGCTACCTCTCGTTCCTCGCCGGCCCACCGATCATCGGCGCCCTCGGTTCGCGGATCACCTTGCTCTCCGCGCTGATCGTGGTGCTCGGTGCCGTCGCCGTGGCGATCGTCGTGGCTCCCGCCGCCCGCGAACCCGCCCGCGCCTCCCGCTAG
- a CDS encoding thiamine ABC transporter substrate-binding protein encodes MKNLARIGLVLTAATLALSACATDTAPSAPSGAPAATGTVTLVTHDSFSLPDDVTAEFTRQTGLELKTVALGDGGELATKLALTPGNPPGDVAFGVDNTYAARPARAGVFDDYTSPAAANGAADYALDGIGGLTAIDFGDVCVNIDTRYFQDKGLPEPATYRDLADPKYRGLTVVEHPETASPGMAFLAGTVAALGDGWKDYWTALRGNDVSVVPNWSTAYSTDFSGSSGRGPRPIVVSYASSPVAEVGKDGAPPPTKALLDTCFRQVEYAGVLRGTKNPEGARKLIDFLLTPRAQGAIPDAMYVYPVTREVPLPASWQKFAPVPQRPATLPADRIADERDGWVRDWRQIMGR; translated from the coding sequence ATGAAGAACCTCGCGCGGATCGGCCTCGTCCTCACGGCGGCGACCCTGGCGCTGAGCGCCTGCGCGACGGATACCGCACCGTCGGCGCCGAGCGGCGCACCGGCGGCCACCGGGACCGTCACTCTGGTCACCCACGATAGTTTCAGCCTGCCCGACGACGTGACCGCCGAGTTCACCCGGCAGACCGGCCTGGAGCTGAAGACCGTGGCCCTGGGCGACGGCGGTGAGCTGGCCACCAAACTCGCTCTGACCCCGGGGAATCCGCCCGGCGACGTGGCCTTCGGCGTGGATAACACCTATGCGGCCCGGCCCGCTCGCGCCGGTGTCTTCGACGACTACACCTCACCCGCCGCCGCGAACGGGGCGGCGGACTACGCGCTCGACGGCATCGGCGGACTCACCGCGATCGACTTCGGCGACGTCTGCGTGAACATCGATACCCGCTACTTCCAGGACAAGGGACTGCCCGAGCCGGCGACCTACCGGGATCTCGCGGACCCGAAGTACCGCGGCCTCACCGTGGTCGAGCATCCCGAGACGGCCTCGCCGGGAATGGCCTTCCTCGCCGGCACCGTCGCCGCGCTCGGTGACGGCTGGAAGGACTACTGGACCGCACTGCGGGGCAACGACGTCTCCGTGGTCCCGAACTGGAGCACCGCCTACTCCACCGATTTCTCCGGATCGTCGGGCAGGGGTCCGCGGCCGATCGTGGTGTCCTACGCCAGCTCGCCCGTCGCGGAGGTGGGCAAGGACGGCGCACCGCCGCCCACGAAAGCCCTGCTGGACACCTGCTTCCGGCAGGTCGAATACGCCGGTGTGCTGCGCGGTACCAAGAACCCCGAGGGGGCGCGCAAACTGATCGACTTCCTGCTCACGCCGCGCGCGCAGGGAGCGATACCGGATGCGATGTACGTGTACCCGGTGACTCGTGAGGTGCCGCTGCCGGCGTCCTGGCAGAAGTTCGCGCCCGTGCCGCAGCGTCCGGCCACGCTCCCGGCCGATCGGATCGCCGACGAGCGCGACGGCTGGGTCCGCGACTGGCGGCAGATCATGGGACGGTGA
- a CDS encoding CPBP family intramembrane glutamic endopeptidase, with amino-acid sequence MERVSSAAQPAVPEQSALRAAVSGVRAYVDIAVVVGVLVATNLVAHFTGSWAALLAVPISAAVLLGIARYRGLDWHELGLGREHWRSGAKYAAAAVFIVATVIIVGALLPVTRGLFLNDRYATFSTAIIASMVIIPLQTVIPEEIAFRGALHGTLSRAMKFRWVVVTGSLLFGFWHIASSLGLTAGNAGLTKILGSGPLAQIAGIAGAVLATALAGYVFTWLRTRSGSLIAPIALHWCLNGAGALAAAFAWQLLR; translated from the coding sequence ATGGAGCGGGTGAGTTCAGCAGCCCAGCCCGCCGTCCCCGAACAGTCCGCTCTGCGTGCGGCCGTTTCCGGGGTCCGCGCCTACGTCGACATCGCGGTCGTCGTCGGCGTACTCGTGGCCACCAACCTGGTGGCGCACTTCACGGGCAGCTGGGCCGCGCTGCTGGCCGTCCCGATCTCGGCGGCGGTGCTGCTGGGCATCGCTCGCTACCGCGGCCTGGACTGGCACGAGCTGGGGCTGGGCCGCGAGCACTGGCGTTCCGGCGCGAAGTACGCCGCCGCGGCGGTGTTCATCGTCGCCACCGTGATCATCGTGGGCGCGCTGCTCCCGGTGACCCGCGGCTTGTTCCTCAACGACCGCTACGCGACGTTCTCCACGGCGATCATCGCGTCGATGGTGATCATCCCGCTGCAGACGGTGATCCCCGAGGAGATCGCCTTCCGCGGCGCACTGCACGGCACGCTGTCGCGGGCGATGAAGTTCCGCTGGGTGGTGGTGACCGGTTCGCTGCTCTTCGGGTTCTGGCACATCGCCTCGTCACTCGGTCTCACCGCCGGCAACGCCGGGCTCACCAAGATCCTCGGCAGCGGCCCCCTGGCACAGATCGCGGGAATCGCCGGAGCGGTGCTCGCGACCGCGCTCGCCGGTTACGTCTTCACCTGGCTGCGCACCCGCAGCGGCTCTCTCATCGCGCCCATCGCGCTGCACTGGTGCCTCAACGGCGCCGGCGCGCTGGCCGCCGCCTTCGCCTGGCAGCTCCTGCGCTGA
- a CDS encoding ABC transporter permease — MTRARYALIAAPLLFIGVFFLWPVGAIIARGLTTDGPPPWDGFTGAGGVGLVWFTMWQAAASTLLTVVLGLPLAWLTARARFRGQWIVRVLATVPFVLPTVVVGVAFRTLFAAEGGLGFLGLSETVWAVLIAHAYFNVSVVARIVGGVWAGLDPRAAQAARTLGANPVRAFMTATMPALAPAIASAASVVFLFCATSFGIVLVVGGSRFRTLETAVYQEVVGAFDLRTAALLALVQIAIVVIAVLVSAALRHRGSRPASSAALPSRPGRGTRIAVLIGVPVSTVLLAYPMVSLVLRSLRPDAATGLSLGAYRRLGENVNGVVPLKALQMSLLTAIQAGAIALIVGGLAAIAISRSSGLLSRFADAVVMLPLGVSAVTLGFGYLLALQSLPAMRESPAVLPFVQALVAVPLVVRVLVPALAAVDPRQRQAAAVLGASPVRVFTTVDLPVIGRSVAVAAGFAYVVTLGEFGAASFLVQPGQMTLPVLIGRIMARPGYESAALAAACSVLLIAATVAVIAAVEALRRDGAGQAEF, encoded by the coding sequence GTGACCCGGGCGCGATACGCCCTGATCGCGGCGCCGCTGCTGTTCATCGGCGTCTTCTTCCTCTGGCCGGTGGGCGCGATCATCGCCCGCGGTCTCACCACCGACGGACCCCCGCCCTGGGACGGATTCACCGGCGCCGGCGGTGTCGGTCTGGTGTGGTTCACCATGTGGCAGGCCGCCGCGTCGACCCTGCTCACCGTGGTCCTCGGCCTGCCGCTGGCGTGGCTCACCGCTCGCGCCCGGTTCCGCGGTCAGTGGATCGTCCGGGTGCTGGCGACGGTGCCCTTCGTGCTGCCGACGGTGGTCGTCGGCGTGGCCTTCCGCACCCTGTTCGCCGCGGAGGGCGGGCTCGGTTTCCTCGGCCTGTCCGAGACGGTCTGGGCGGTGCTCATCGCGCACGCCTATTTCAACGTTTCGGTGGTGGCGCGCATCGTCGGTGGGGTGTGGGCCGGCCTCGATCCGCGTGCGGCGCAGGCGGCCCGGACGCTGGGAGCGAACCCGGTCCGCGCCTTCATGACCGCGACGATGCCGGCGCTGGCCCCCGCGATCGCCTCGGCGGCGTCGGTGGTCTTCCTGTTCTGCGCCACCAGCTTCGGCATCGTGCTGGTGGTGGGCGGTAGCCGATTCCGCACCCTGGAGACCGCGGTCTACCAGGAGGTGGTCGGTGCCTTCGACCTGCGCACCGCCGCGCTACTCGCACTGGTGCAGATCGCGATCGTGGTGATCGCCGTGCTGGTGAGTGCGGCACTGCGGCACCGCGGCAGCCGGCCGGCGTCGTCGGCCGCACTGCCTTCCCGGCCCGGTCGAGGGACCCGGATCGCCGTGCTCATCGGCGTGCCCGTGTCGACCGTACTGCTCGCCTATCCGATGGTCTCGCTCGTGCTGCGCTCGCTGCGGCCCGACGCCGCAACAGGTCTGAGTCTCGGTGCCTACCGGCGCCTGGGTGAGAACGTGAACGGCGTGGTGCCGCTCAAGGCCCTGCAGATGTCGCTGCTGACCGCGATCCAGGCGGGGGCGATCGCGCTCATCGTCGGTGGACTGGCCGCCATCGCCATCTCGCGGTCGTCGGGTCTCCTCAGCCGGTTCGCCGACGCCGTCGTGATGCTCCCGCTGGGGGTGAGTGCGGTGACACTCGGCTTCGGCTATCTGCTGGCGCTGCAATCGCTCCCGGCAATGCGCGAATCCCCGGCGGTGTTGCCCTTCGTCCAGGCCCTGGTCGCGGTACCACTGGTAGTACGGGTGCTGGTGCCCGCGCTGGCCGCCGTCGATCCGCGGCAGCGACAGGCCGCCGCCGTCCTCGGGGCCTCGCCGGTGCGGGTCTTCACCACGGTCGATCTGCCCGTGATCGGCCGATCCGTGGCCGTGGCAGCCGGGTTCGCGTACGTGGTGACCCTGGGGGAGTTCGGTGCGGCGAGCTTCCTGGTGCAGCCGGGCCAGATGACGCTACCGGTCCTGATCGGTCGCATCATGGCCCGGCCCGGCTACGAGAGCGCCGCGCTCGCCGCGGCCTGCTCGGTTCTGCTCATCGCGGCCACCGTGGCGGTGATCGCTGCGGTCGAGGCACTCCGGCGCGACGGTGCCGGCCAGGCGGAATTCTAA
- a CDS encoding LacI family DNA-binding transcriptional regulator, with protein MTLVHVAETAGVSLSTASHAFGIDKPISEATRARVLAAAAELGYEGPDPRARSLRSGRTEIIGVQIDDEAGRAFRDPVIIGILDGVTSALADSPNSVLLIPDSVPPERLRALPVDGVIAAGCSPHLAALREAMARRELPVVTAGDQVDELGCVGVENRAATARLTAHLSDLGHRAVGIVKLSPSTVEVARTGAALAAYPAAPSVSAADSTIDEGVRAGGALLDGNPGLTAIIAQSDLLAAGVVRAAESRGLRVPEDLSVTGFDGIRVDGFARRLTTIRQPLVEMGRLAAEAVLASLDGAPLPTTAMPVELVLGDTTGPAPQRS; from the coding sequence GTGACGTTGGTCCACGTCGCGGAGACGGCCGGCGTCTCGCTATCGACGGCCTCGCACGCCTTCGGCATCGACAAGCCGATCAGCGAGGCCACTCGCGCCCGCGTCCTCGCGGCCGCAGCCGAGCTCGGCTATGAGGGCCCCGACCCCCGTGCCCGGTCGCTGCGCAGCGGCCGCACCGAGATCATCGGGGTACAGATCGACGACGAGGCCGGACGCGCCTTCCGAGATCCGGTGATCATCGGCATCCTGGACGGAGTCACCAGCGCTCTGGCGGACAGCCCCAATTCGGTTCTGTTGATACCGGATTCGGTTCCTCCGGAGCGACTGCGCGCCCTTCCGGTCGACGGGGTGATCGCCGCGGGCTGTTCTCCGCACCTCGCCGCCTTGCGCGAAGCGATGGCGCGCCGGGAACTCCCCGTGGTCACCGCCGGCGATCAAGTCGATGAGCTCGGCTGTGTGGGCGTCGAGAATCGCGCCGCCACCGCCCGGCTCACCGCGCACCTGTCCGACCTCGGACACCGCGCGGTAGGCATCGTCAAACTCAGTCCGAGCACGGTCGAGGTCGCCCGGACCGGTGCCGCACTCGCCGCCTACCCTGCGGCACCCTCGGTGTCCGCCGCGGACAGCACCATCGACGAGGGAGTCCGGGCCGGCGGCGCGCTGCTCGACGGCAATCCCGGCCTCACCGCGATCATCGCGCAATCCGATCTCCTCGCCGCCGGCGTCGTCCGCGCCGCGGAGAGCCGAGGATTGCGAGTACCCGAAGATCTCTCGGTCACCGGGTTCGACGGCATCCGAGTGGACGGATTCGCCCGCCGGCTCACCACGATTCGGCAACCCCTGGTCGAGATGGGACGCCTCGCCGCCGAAGCGGTGCTCGCCTCGCTCGATGGTGCGCCGCTGCCCACCACCGCCATGCCGGTGGAGCTCGTGCTCGGCGATACCACCGGTCCGGCGCCTCAGCGGAGCTGA